A single Anabas testudineus chromosome 10, fAnaTes1.2, whole genome shotgun sequence DNA region contains:
- the stag2b gene encoding cohesin subunit SA-2, with the protein MIAPPEIPPEFSFAQDTDTRFSSDTEFSEDPDGRSTNSTKGKGGKKGKKAAGEKGKGGKGAGRINGHHQENGMENMMLFEVVKLGRSAMQSVVDDWIESYKHDRDGALLDLINFFIQCSGCKGVVSGEMFRNMQNSEIIRRMTEEFDEDSGDYPLTIAGPQWKKFKSSFCEFISVLVRQCQYSIIYDEYMMDTVISLLTGLSDSQVRAFRHTSTLAAMKLMTALVNVALNLSINMDNTQRQYEAERNKMVAKRANDRLELLLQKRKELQENQDEIENMMNAIFKGVFVHRYRDSIAEIRAICIEEIGVWMKLYSDAFLNDSYLKYVGWTMHDKQGEVRLKCLTALQGLYYNRELNARLELFTSRFKDRIVSMTLDKEYDVAVQAIKLLTLVLNSTDEVLTPEDCESVYHLVYSAHRPVAVAAGEFLFKKLFSQREPEEEGAPKRRGRQSPNANLIKTTVFFFLESELHEHAAYLVDSLWECGAELLKDWECMISLLLDEPLPGEEALTDRQETALIEIMLCTVRQAAECHPPVGRGTGKRVMTAKEKKTQLDDRTRMTELFAVALPPLLAKYAVDAEKVTNLLQLPQFFDLEIYTTGRLEKHLESLLRQIREIVEKHTDTEVLETCSKTYHALCNEEFTIFNRVDIARSQLLDELVDKFNRLLEDFLQEGEDADEDDAYQVLSTLKRITAFHNAHDLSGWDLFTSNFKLLNTGIENGDMPEQIVIHSLQCTHYVILWHLAKLSEGSSRKDDLVTLRKQMRAFCMMCQRYLTNVNTAVKEQAFTILCDLLLIFSHQMVSGGREHLEPLVYSPEDSLQSELLSFILNHVFIDQDDDTNSTDGQQDDEAVKIEALHKRRNLLAAYCKLIIYCVVEMKTGADIFKQYMRYYNDYGDIIKETMSKTRQIDKIQCAKTLILSLQQLFNEMLSELGHGFDRSSSAFCGIKELARRFSLTFGLDQVKTRDAIAMLHKDGIEFAFKEPSPQGEGGPPLNLAFLDILSEFSSKLMRQDKRTVHMYLERFMTFQMALQREDCWLPLISYRNSLQAGGDDDTMSVMSGYSSRGSSIRSKKTKPPAATAGTSAVKRKLPEEESSSSSEVWQQSMQTPVMMPSPHLTSTAMRDPKRGRDDSYMGVYPLPHDQQQPHQHPQHHQQTPQHHQTPMDYNSQVTWMLAQRQQEEARQQQERAMNYAKLRTNLQHAIRRGTGLMEEDEEPIVEDVMMSSEGRMDDLNEGMDFDTMDIDLPPSKNRRERSELKPDYFDPASIMDESVLGVSMF; encoded by the exons ATGATAGCACCGCCAGAAATACCACCAGAGTTCTCATTTGCGCA GGATACAGATACTCGATTCTCTTCAGACACAGAATTCTCTGAGGATCCTGATGGAAGGAGTACAAACTCAACTAAAGGAAAG GGAGGAAAGAAGGGCAAGAAGGCAGCAGGGGAGAAAGGCAAAGGAGGGAAGGGAGCAGGCCGGATAAATGGCCACCACCAGGAGAATGGCATGGAAAACATGATGCTGTTTGAGGTGGTGAAGTTGGGCAGGAGTGCAATGCAG TCTGTTGTTGATGACTGGATTGAGTCTTACAAACATGACAGAGATGGTGCTCTATTAGATCTCATCAACTTCTTCATTCAGTGCTCAGGATGTAAAg GTGTGGTCAGTGGAGAAATGTTCCGCAACATGCAGAACTCTGAGATCATCCGACGAATGACAGAAGAATTTGATGAG GACAGCGGTGACTACCCTTTGACCATAGCAGGGCCCCAGTGGAAGAAGTTCAAATCAAGTTTTTGTGAATTTATTTCGGTGCTAGTGCGCCAGTGTCAGTACAGTATCATCTATGATGAGTACATGATGGACACAGTCATTTCTCTTCTCACTGGACTGTCGGACTCCCAAGTCCGAGCCTTCAGACACACCTCAACACTGGCAG CCATGAAGCTGATGACAGCCCTGGTGAATGTAGCTCTTAACCTGAGCATCAACATGGACAACACCCAGCGCCAGTATGAGGCAGAAAGGAATAAAATGGTGGCCAAAAGGGCCAATGACAGGCTAGAGCTGCTTCTCCAGAAACGTAAAGAG CTCCAAGAAAATCAGGATGAGATCGAAAACATGATGAATGCGATATTCAAAGGAGTGTTTGTTCACAGATATCG CGATTCAATAGCAGAAATCAGGGCCATTTGTATAGAAGAAATTGGAGTATGGATGAAACTCTATAGTGATGCCTTCCTCAACGACAGCTATCTCAAGTATGTGGGATGGACGATGCATGATAAG CAAGGTGAGGTACGTCTGAAGTGCCTGACAGCTCTGCAGGGTCTCTACTACAACAGAGAGCTCAATGCAAGATTGGAACTCTTCACCAGTCGATTCAAG GACCGTATTGTCTCCATGACTCTTGACAAAGAGTATGACGTTGCAGTACAGGCAATTAAACTACTCACTCTAGTCTTGAA tAGTACAGATGAGGTGTTGACCCCTGAGGACTGTGAGAGTGTCTATCATTTGGTCTACTCAGCACACAGGCCTGTCGCTGTTGCAGCTGGAGAATTCCTGTTTAAAAA ACTATTCAGCCAGCGGGAACCAGAGGAGGAAGGTGCTCCCAAGAGAAGAGGCAGACAAAGCCCCAACGCCAACCTCATTAAGACcactgtcttcttcttcctggAGAGTGAG CTCCATGAACATGCAGCCTACCTAGTGGACTCCCTCTGGGAATGTGGTGCAGAGCTACTGAAGGACTGGGAGTGTATGATCAGCTTATTGCTAGATGAACCACTACCAGGAGAGGAAG CTCTTACAGACAGACAAGAGACAGCTTTGATTGAAATCATGCTGTGCACAGTACGACAGGCTGCTGAATGCCACCCTCCTGTTGGAAGAGGCACAGGGAAAAGG GTGATGACagcaaaagagaagaagactcAACTGGATGACAGAACCAGAATGACAGAGCTGTTTGCTGTGGCCTTGCCCCCTCTACTAGCCAAG TATGCTGTCGATGCAGAGAAGGTGACTAACTTGCTGCAGCTGCCTCAGTTCTTTGACCTGGAAATTTATACCACAGGGCGTCTGGAGAAG CACCTGGAATCCCTGCTGCGTCAAATCAGGGAAATTGTAGAgaagcacacagacactgaagttTTGGAAACCTGCTCCAAGACTTATCATGCCCTCTGCAATGAGGAGTTCACAATCTTTAACAGGGTGGACATTGCACGATCCCAGCTACTAGATGAGTTGGTGGACAAGTTCAACAGGCTACTGGAAGATTTTTTACAAGAG GGTGAAGATGCAGATGAAGATGATGCTTATCAGGTTTTGTCAACTCTAAAGAGAATCACAGCATTTCACAA CGCACATGACCTGTCAGGGTGGGACCTCTTTACCAGCAACTTCAAGCTGCTCAACACAGGCATAGAGAATGGAGACATGCCTGAGCAG ATAGTCATCCACTCCTTGCAGTGTACCCACTATGTTATTCTGTGGCACCTGGCCAAGTTATCTGAGGGCAGCTCCAGGAAG GATGACCTGGTGACCCTGAGGAAGCAGATGCGGGCATTTTGTATGATGTGTCAGCGCTACCTCACCAATGTCAACACAGCTGTGAAAGAACAG GCATTCACCATCTTGTGTGATCTCCTGCTTATCTTCAGCCACCAGATGGTGTCTGGAGGCAGGGAACACCTGGAGCCCCTGGTCTATTCCCCGGAGGACTCACTGCAGTCGGAACTGCTCTCCTTCATCCTGAACCATGTCTTCATAGACCAGGACGATGACACAAATAGCACGG ATGGACAGCAAGATGATGAGGCAGTAAAGATTGAAGCTCTGCACAAAAGAAGAAACCTTCTTGCTGCCTACTGTAAATTGATTATCTACTGTGTGGTAGAAATGAAGACTGGAGCAGATATCTTCAAACAGTACATGAGA TACTACAATGATTATGGTGACATCATCAAGGAGACTATGAGTAAGACTCGGCAAATCGACAAGATTCAGTGTGCCAAGACACTTATCCTCAGTCTGCAACAG CTGTTCAATGAAATGCTGTCTGAACTGGGCCACGGGTTTGACCGTTCTTCCTCTGCGTTTTGTGGAATCAAAGAGTTGGCTCGCCGTTTTTCTCTAACTTTTGGTCTCGACCAAGTCAAAACCAGAGATGCCATCGCTATGCTCCACAA AGATGGTATCGAGTTTGCATTTAAGGAGCCTAGTCCCCAGGGAGAGGGAGGCCCTCCCCTCAACCTGGCTTTCTTGGACATCCTCAGTGAATTCTCCTCCAAGCTTATGAGACAAGACAAGAGGACTGT TCATATGTACCTGGAGCGCTTCATGACATTCCAGATGGCACTGCAGCGAGAGGACTGCTGGCTCCCCCTCATCTCCTACAGGAACTCTTTGCAGGCTGGTGGTGATGACGATACTATGTCAGTGATGAGTGGCTACTCCAGCAGAGGCTCTTCCATTCGCTCCAAGAAGACCAAGCCTCCTGCTGCTACAGCTGGAACTTCGGCCGTCAAGAGGAAGCTGCCCGAAG AGGAGAGCAGTAGCAGTAGCGAGGTGTGGCAGCAGAGCATGCAGACACCGGTCATGATGCcgtcccctcacctcacctcaactGCCATGCGAGACCCTAAGAGAGGTCGTGATGACAGCTACATGGGTGTTTACCCCCTTCCTCACGACCAGCAGCAGCCCCACCAACACCCGCAGCACCATCAACAGACGCCTCAGCACCACCAGACACCCATGGATTACAA TTCCCAGGTGACGTGGATGCTGGCTCAGAGACAGCAAGAAGAGGCACGCCAGCAGCAGGAAAGAGCCATGAACTATGCCAAGCTCAGGACCAATCTGCAGCATGCTAT TCGCCGCGGAACTGGGCTCATGGAGGAAGACGAAGAGCCGATTGTGGAAGATGTAATGATGTCTTCGGAGGGTCGTATGGATGACCTCAATGAAGGCATGGACTTTGACACAATGGACATTGACTTG CCACCCTCTAAGAACCGTCGAGAGAGATCTGAGCTCAAGCCAGACTACTTTGACCCTGCCTCTATCATGGATGAATCG GTCCTTGGGGTGTCCATGTTTTAA
- the xiap gene encoding E3 ubiquitin-protein ligase XIAP, which translates to MYDSSQDSNLETDDVGVDYSLIKSRLNSFRGSSLAQQLSAERLARAGFYFTGYSDCVRCFSCQKTVENWCSEDTPVERHKEVSPSCSFLNCIHHTNFNHGSSTPLTNGSNFNEEAEDMEYRLRTGEVVDESTYPLVPHMRSEEARLQTFTAWLPAAPVRPRDLAQAGFYYLGQSDLVQCFCCGGMLSGWEAGDTTWGEHTEHFPNCFFILGHDVGNIPLQGDTEEGGGSRQQRNPHSPMESFEERLESFAVVQHPVDHERLARAGFYSTGTGDKVLCFRCGGGLKGWQPEEDPWEEHAKHYPGCSFLLGEKGPAFVNSIQLQDPRRNRPTSSHQNGFSADGNEVLHSAMAQKAIRMGLEPSVVEKTILEKISRTGSGYPTLEALLKDCFNNTPESNPTKKDEDPMEKLLKLQREKQCKICMDRDFCIVFIPCGHLATCEKCSESLEKCPICCQPITQKVKTYIS; encoded by the exons ATGTACGATTCCAGTCAAGACAGCAATTTGGAGACTGATGATGTGGGAGTTGATTATTCCCTGATTAAAAGTCGCCTCAACTCCTTCCGTGGCTCCAGCCTGGCCCAGCAGTTGTCAGCAGAAAGACTGGCCCGGGCTGGCTTCTACTTCACTGGTTATTCCGACTGTGTCCGCTGTTTCAGCTGCCAGAAAACTGTGGAAAACTGGTGCAGCGAAGACACACCTGTAGAGAGGCATAAGGAG GTTTCTCCATCATGCAGTTTTCTTAATTGCATTCACCATACCAATTTTAATCATGGCTCCAGTACCCCTTTGACTAATGGTTCCAACTTCAatgaagaagcagaagacaTGGAATATCGCTTGAGAACAGGAGAGGTGGTTGATGAGTCCACCTACCCCTTAGTGCCTCACATGAGGAGTGAGGAGGCCCGGCTGCAGACCTTTACTGCTTGGCTGCCTGCTGCCCCTGTGAGACCCCGAGATCTGGCCCAAGCTGGTTTCTACTACCTGGGGCAGAGTGACCTGgtacagtgtttttgctgtggcGGCATGCTGAGTGGCTGGGAAGCAGGGGACACCACCTGGGGAGAGCATACCGAACATTTTCCAAACTGCTTTTTTATACTTGGGCATGATGTGGGCAATATCCCACTGCAAGGGGATACAGAGGAAGGGGGTGGAAGTAGACAACAAAGAAACCCTCATTCCCCAATGGAGAGTTTTGAGGAGAGGCTTGAGAGCTTCGCTGTTGTCCAGCACCCTGTTGATCACGAGAGACTTGCCAGGGCTGGCTTCTACAGCACAG GGACAGGGGACAAGGTGTTGTGTTTCCGCTGTGGTGGAGGTTTGAAAGGCTGGCAGCCTGAGGAGGACCCATGGGAAGAACATGCCAAACACTATCCTGG ATGCAGCTTCCTGTTAGGAGAAAAAGGACCAGCATTTGTCAATAGCATCCAGCTACAAGACCCACGACGAAACAGACCT ACTTCCAGTCATCAGAATGGATTTTCGGCTGATGGGAATG AGGTTCTGCACTCTGCCATGGCTCAGAAGGCCATCAGGATGGGTCTAGAGCCCAGCGTGGTGGAGAAGACCATCTTGGAGAAGATAAGTAGGACAGGCTCAGGCTATCCCACCTTGGAAGCACTTTTGAAGGACTGTTTTAACAACACACCAGAGAGCAATCCTACCAAGAAAG ATGAGGACCCAATGGAGAAACtactgaagctgcagagagagaaacagtgtaaaatatGTATGGACAGAGATTTCTGTATCGTCTTTATCCCATGTGGTCACCTGGCCACTTGCGAGAAGTGTTCAGAGTCACTCGAAAAGTGTCCAATCTGCTGTCAACCCATAACACAGAAGGTCAAGACCTATATCTCTTAA
- the psmd10 gene encoding 26S proteasome non-ATPase regulatory subunit 10 encodes MDGSVSNVEVCNFAYTGQFDKLKQCILSDKTLACKTDQDRRTALHWACSAGHTNIVEFLLDLGVEVNLQDDASWTPLHIAASAGREDIVRSLISKGAQLNSVNQNGCTPLHYAASKDRYEIALILLENGADPNATDKLESTPLHRASAKGNYRLIQLLLKQSASTNIQDSQGNTPLHLACDEERVEAAKLLVEHGASIYIENKEEKTPLQVAKGGLANILRRIVEG; translated from the exons ATGGATGGTTCTGTGTCAAACGTGGAAGTGTGTAACTTTGCCTACACTGGGCAGTTTgacaaattaaaacagtgtATATTGTCAGACAAAACGCTCGCCTGCAAAACGGACCAG GACCGTAGAACCGCTCTGCACTGGGCTTGTTCTGCTGGTCACACCAACATTGTAGAGTTTCTCCTCGACCTGGGAGTTGAAGTGAACCTGCAGGATGAT GCCTCATGGACACCTCTTCACATTGCTGCATCTGCAGGCAGAGAAGACATAGTGAGGTCTCTAATATCCAAAGGAGCTCAGCTAAATTCTGTCAACCAAAATGGCTGCACTCCTCTGCACTATGCCGCTTCTAAAGACAGATATGAG ATTGCCCTGATCTTGTTGGAAAACGGAGCAGACCCCAATGCCACCGACAAGCTGGAGTCCACTCCACTTCACAGAGCATCTGCCAAGGGCAACTACCGTCTCATCCAGCTGCTTCTTAAACAAAGTGCTTCAACTAACATCCAGGACTCACAGGGCAACACACCACT CCACCTGGCCTGTGATGAGGAGCGTGTGGAAGCAGCCAAGTTGCTGGTGGAACATGGGGCCAGCATCTACATTGAGAACAAGGAGGAGAAAACACCCCTTCAGGTAGCTAAGGGTGGCCTGGCCAACATACTTCGTCGGATTGTGGAGGGATGA
- the nxt2 gene encoding NTF2-related export protein 2, protein MANTLDFRTHADQSCRYSEEFVNIYYDCMDKKRRNLTRLYLDKATLVWNGNAVSGQDALGEFFESLPSSEFQVQTLDCQPVHEQATQGQTTLLVVTGGTVKFEGNKQRFFNQNFLLTAQASPNNDQPVWKIASDCFRFQDWNS, encoded by the exons ATGGCTAACACGCTG GATTTCAGGACTCATGCCGACCAGTCATGTAGATATTCAGAAGAATTTGTCAACATTTATTACGACTGTATGGACAAGAAAAGGAGG AACCTGACCAGACTATACCTGGACAAGGCCACTTTGGTTTGGAACGGGAACGCAGTATCAGGGCAGGATGCTCTGGGCGAGTTTTTTGAGTCACTGCCATCGAGCGAGTTCCAAGTTCAAACACTGGATTGTCAGCCAGTTCATG AACAAGCAACCCAAGGCCAGACTACCCTGCTCGTGGTGACTGGTGGGACGGTCAAGTTCGAAGGGAACAAACAGCGTTTCTTCAACCAGAACTTTCTTTTAACCGCTCAGGCGTCACCCAACAATGACCAGCCTGTTTGGAAGATTGCTAGTGACTGTTTCCGATTTCAGGACTGGAATAGCTGA
- the acsl4a gene encoding long-chain-fatty-acid--CoA ligase 4a, with protein sequence MGLQADSTLQSVLFFPVHLLIWLYSIISFLPWYYITGAGERKALSTRTKARSTTGKPEGPYRSVDHFNSLAREDLPGKNTLDKLFEHAVQCFGEAQCLGTRDVLSEENEIQPSGKIFKKLILGEYRWLSYNELDTIISQFGNGLAAIGQQPKTTIAIFCETRAEWMITAQTCFRHNFPMVTFYATLGEDAIAFGLNETGVTHLITSVELLETKLKNVLSQIPKLKHVIYVDQKKISTEGYPARLTIHSMQTVQELGALPENMMRPIVRPEPSDLAVIMYTSGSTGRPKGVMIVHSNLIAGMSGQCERIPGLGPNDTYIAYLPLAHVLEMTAEISCVAYGCRIGYSSPQTLSDQSTKIKKGSKGDCSVLRPTLMAAVPEIMDRINKNVMSKVQEMSFLQKTLFTMGYKYKLEQIKRGYDAPLCNALLFQKVKKLLGGRVRMMLSGGAPLSSATQRFMNVCFCCPVGQGYGLTETCGAGTITEVEDISTGRVGAPLICCEIRLRDWAEGGYTSNDKPNPRGEILIGGPNITMGYYRNEDNNQDFFVDDKQQRWFCTGDIGEIYPDGCLQIVDRKKDLVKLQAGEYVSLGKVESALKNCPLIDNICAYANSDQNYVISFVVPNQKKLTELAKQRGIVGMWEEICTHPEMEREVLNEIKVVAANIKLERFEIPVKVHLSPEPWTPETGLVTDAFKLKRKELRNHYLDHIERMYGGK encoded by the exons ATGGGTCTTCAGGCAGACTCCACACTCCAATCTGTCCTCTTCTTTCCAGTCCACTTGCTAATATGGCTGTACTCCATCATCTCCTTCCTGCCCTGGTACTACATCACTGGTGCCGGGGAAAGGAAAGCTCTGTCCACGAGGACAAAAGCCCGTTCCACTACAGGCAAACCTGAGGGCCCATACCGCTCCGTCGACCACTTTAACTCCCTGGCCAGGGAAGACCTCCCAGGCAAGAACACTCTGGATAAACTTTTTGAACATGCTGTACAGTGCTTTGGAGAAGCACAGTGTCTGGGCACTCGAGATGTGCTGAGTGAAGAGAATGAGATTCAACCCAGTgggaaaatatttaaaaag CTGATCCTGGGAGAGTATAGGTGGCTGTCCTACAATGAACTGGACACCATCATCAGTCAGTTTGGCAATGGATTGGCAGCCATAGGGCAACAGCCTAAAACCACCATTGCAATCTTTTGTGAAACCAGAGCAGAATGGATGATCACTGCccagacatgtttcagacaCAATTTCCCCA TGGTGACATTTTATGCCACGCTGGGAGAGGACGCTATTGCATTTGGTCTGAACGAAACTGGAGTTACTCACCTAATCACCAGCGTGGAGCTGCTCGAGACCAAACTGAAA AATGTGCTATCACAGATCCCGAAACTGAAGCATGTGATCTACGTGGACCAGAAGAAAATCAGCACAGAAGGCTACCCAGCAAGGCTAACCATCCACAGCATGCAGACTGTACAAGAGCTGGGTGCTCTGCCCGAGAATA TGATGAGGCCAATTGTGAGGCCCGAGCCATCTGATCTGGCAGTGATCATGTACACCAGTGGCTCAACTGGAAGACCTAAGGGAGTCATGATTGTCCACAGTAACCTAATTGCAGGAATGTCAGGACAGTGTGAACGCATCCCTGGACTTGG ACCTAATGATACGTACATAGCCTATCTGCCCCTGGCTCATGTTCTGGAAATGACGGCTGAAATCTCCTGTGTCGCATACGGCTGTCGGATTGGCTACTCATCCCCCCAGACCCTGTCAGACCAG TCCACTAAGATAAAGAAAGGAAGTAAAGGAGACTGCTCTGTGCTCAGACCCACCCTGATGGCAGCTGTACCA gaaattatggATCGCATCAACAAGAATGTGATGAGCAAAGTGCAGGAAATGAGTTTCCTTCAGAAGACTCTGTTTACGATGGGCTACAAGTATAAACTTGAGCAGATCAAGAGGGGCTATGACGCACCACTCTGCAATGC GCTGCTGTTTCAGAAAGTGAAGAAACTCCTGGGAGGACGCGTGAGGATGATGTTGTCGGGAGGAGCCCCCCTGTCATCAGCCACTCAGAGAttcatgaatgtgtgtttctgttgtccGGTGGGCCAGGGCTATGGCCTCACTGAAACCTGTGGAGCAGGCACCATCACAGAGG TTGAAGACATCAGCACCGGCCGTGTTGGAGCGCCCCTCATTTGCTGCGAGATCAGACTTAGAGACTGGGCTGAAG GTGGCTACACCAGCAACGACAAGCCAAACCCAAGAGGCGAGATCCTGATCGGCGGTCCCAACATAACGATGGGTTACTACAGGAATGAAGACAACAATCAGGACTTCTTTGTGGATGACAAACAACAGAGATGGTTCTGCACTGGAGATATAGGGGAGATCTACCCTGATGGTTGTCTGCAGATAGTtg ACCGCAAGAAAGACTTGGTTAAACTGCAGGCCGGGGAGTATGTGTCCCTCGGTAAGGTGGAGTCTGCTCTGAAAAACTGTCCTCTCATTGACAACATCTGTGCTTACGCAAACAG TGACCAGAACTACGTGATCAGCTTTGTGGTGCCCAACCAGAAGAAGTTGACAGAACTGGCCAAACAGAGAGGCATAGTGGGAATGTGGGAGGAGATCTGCACTCACCCCGAGATGGAAAGAGAGGTTCTAAACGAGATCAAGGTCGTCGCTGCCAACA TAAAACTCGAGAGATTTGAGATTCCAGTGAAGGTGCATCTGAGTCCAGAGCCGTGGACGCCCGAGACAGGTCTCGTTACAGATGCGTTCAAGCTGAAGCGTAAAGAGCTGAGGAACCACTATCTTGACCACATAGAGAGAATGTATGGAGGCAAATAA